The DNA region TTGAATGAGACTGTGCAGGCAAGGCTTGGCTACTTGACGCGCAAGCGAGCGGCCTTGGCCAGCCGCGGCTGGGGCGCGCCGGCCCGCCACTGGACCGCCATCCAGTCGCCTACGAGACCTACGGGAACGAGCGTGCCCCATTCGCCATCCCGCAATGTGACGCCGCCGGGCGTCAAGCGGGGCGACAGCGTCTTTTCGATCCAGTTCCAGGCCAGGGCTTCGCACTGCTGGACGCCAATCATAGAGCAGGGACTGGCCGCGACGCTGTTTTTCAGCCGGTCGACGAGGGCCGAATGCACTTGCAGCGTAAACGCGCGGTTCTGCTCGTGACGCGGACGGCCGGGGGGCGCGCCCAGCGGGCCGTAGACCGCGCCGATTCGAAGCATCCGTGTTTCGGAGCAGAAGCGAATGCGGGTCCGCGCAGCGTGGCCGCCGACCATCGCCAATACAGGCGCCAAGGCGACTCGGTCGAGCCTCTTAATGAGAGCGTCGGACTCGCGATCCAGGGCCGCTTTGAGTTGCGTTTCAGCCTGCCGGGCCGAATCGCGTTCGGACGCCTCTCTTACGGCTTGCCAACGCCGCAGGGCAACCCGCCGCACGAGGCCGGCGGCGAGTCCGCGGCGGAACGCCGCGACGTTCGACGCCAGCGTTCGAGTCTCGGCGACACAGACCGCCGGCAGCACCTTCAAGCCGGCGCCGCTGAGCAGCAGCGGCTTTTCGGCACGAAAGCTCGTCAGCGCGCGCGCGGAGATTCGCGCCGGTCCTGCCCGGCCGATGGTCTCGGTGTCGAGGGTTCCGCGGACCACGATCCGCAACCGGGCCTGGTCGGCATACGGTTCGATCACCAGGTCGCTCGCCGCCCTGAGCCGTCCGCGGCCCGAGACCGGCGTGCCGAGGATCACGCTTTGCACGTGTTCCCAGCGGTCAATGCTTTGGATCACCGACTGCTCGAGATATTCCTCCGAAATATCGATCCAAACGTTCGGGTGGCTGTAATACTGCCGAATGGCCGCGACGAGCGGCCGGGCGTCGCTCGCATCGTCAAGCCAGCGGAGGTGCATGTCGATCGCTTCCGCCAGTTCCTCCGTCGGTCGATCGGCGTACCGCGGCAGCAAGGCCAGCAACGCGGTCAGTCGCGCCCGCAACTCGTGCTTGTGCGCCGCATCGGTCTTATGGGAGACCAACCGCGCCGCTGGGCGAGCGCGCGCGTGGGGCCGCCGCAAGATCGAATCGGCGACGGACACAAGTTGCCGGTCGGCGGGAAGACACTCCCAGGCCAACCACCCCTGCAAGCCGCTCCGCAGTTCTAAAAGCGGCTGGGCCGACAGAGCCGATGCATCGCTCGATAGCCGGCGAAGTGATCGTCGGATGACCGAAAGGTCGGGACGCTCTTCGTCCAGCTCGCGCCGCAACGCGTCGGTGCCGAGATAGTTGCGCCAGGCGCGACCATGTTCGCTCGTCGACAGCCACCGTTGCGTGCCGTCCAAAGCGGCCCGCACCACCTCAGGGCCAACTTGCTCTGCGCCCGGAGCCCATGCGGGCGTCAACCCTGCCCAGACAACGATGGCAGAAAGGCAAACATTCCTCATAGCGCGAAAGCTGACGCATTCTTAATGCCAAACGAATGTTCTGTCACTCGTAGCCCGCTTGCTCCGCAAGCGGGAGGGCCTTCCAGTTGGGGGGATGCGGCCCGAAGCAATGCCGTTCCGCTTGCGGAGCAAGCGGGCCCACGTGCGTCTCAATTTTGGAATTCCCTGTCGTTTCCCCGGCCCGGCCGGTGTGGCGCGCCACGTGCTTATATGCTTGCTCCATGAGATCGACGTACGAGAACAACGACTCGCTTCAGGCCTATCTTGACCAGATGGGGAGGTTCCCGCGGCTGACGGCGGCTGAAGAGTCGGCCGCGGCAGACCGGCTGGTGGACGCGCGCCGGCGGCTGCGGACCTGCCTTTTATCGAGCGATTTCGTTCTTGAAAAGGCGGCCCGCTTGCTTGAGCGCTTGCAACAGCGCGAGTTGCGGCTCGACCACACGATCGGATTTTCGACCAACGACGCCGCCGAGCGGCAAAGGGTGACGGCGCTGTTGCCGACGGTCGTCGAGCGGCTTCGTACCGTTTTGCGCGACAACCGCCGCGATTTTGCACAGTTGATGCGCCGCGGTTTGCCCGTCGAAGAGCGGCGGGCCGCTTGGCGGAGGATGGCGGCGCGGCGCCGCACGGTCGGGTCTGCGGTCGATCAGATTGGCATCCGCACGCGGCATTTGCAGCGGTGGGAACAGCAGTTGGAGTCGCTGGCAATGGAAGTCGAGTCGCTCCGCCGTCGCGTTACACCCGTTCAGACGTCGGGCCCCGATGCCGTGACACCCGATGCCCGGACAAAAGAGGAGCGGCGACGGTTGCATGCCCTGCTGCGAGAGACCGGGCAGCTTCCTGCGACGCTTGGCCGGCAAATCGAGTCTTGCCGGCGGCACGAGCGCGAGTATGAGGAGATCAAACAACACATCGTTTCCAGCAACCTGCGGCTGGTGGTGGCGCTGGCCAAGCGCTATCGCCGCCGCGGCGTCGGCTTTCTCGACCTGATCCAGGAGGGAAACGCCAGCCTGCTGCAGGCGGTCGACCGCTGGGACCCGAAGAGGGGCAAGTTCGCCACCTATGCCACCTGGTGGGCGCGCCAGGCGATGAAGCAAGCGGTCCGTTTGCAGCCGCGGACGATTCGCCTGCCCGAACAGGTCGTCGAGCGCTTGCGCCGCATTCAAGGCGCCGCTCGCTCGCTGGTGCAGCAGCACGGTTTCCATCCCGACGTGGAGACGCTCGCCAGCAAGGCCGGCATGTCGACCGAGCAGGCGGAGCGGATGCTGCGGGTCCATCGTGAGCCGTTTTCACTCGATCAGCCCTTCGATGAAAACAGCGAGGCGGCCATGGGAGAACTGATCGTCGACCCCCGCGCGAGCGCCTTTGCCGAAGATTTTAGCCGCGAACAGCTCAAGTCGCGTTTGGCCGACGTGCTCACCGAACTCAATGAGCGGCAGCGGACCGTGATCAGCCTGCGATTTGGCCTGCTCGACGGGTCGCAGCGGACCCTGGACGAGGTGGGCAAGCTCATGAGTCTGACTCGCGAAGGGGTGCGGCAAATCGAGCTCCGCGCCGTCGAGCGCTTGCGCCATCCCACCCGCAGCCGTCTGTTGCGGGGGTTTCTCGACACCGACGAAATACATACAATGAACCGTGGATAAGCCGGGCGCGGTCAGCCGTCGCCGGCAACGACGTTGTGAGAGCTCCTCGCGTCTGGGCGGCGCCGGGAGCATTTTTTTGCGCAAGCGCATCGAAGTTCCGGCGGATCCGCCGCAGGCCCGTTGCCTCCGTTGGAAAGGGGCGTGAAGGTCGCATGCCACATTCACTGACTGTCAGCATCGCCGACGACGAGCCCGCCGTGCGCCATACGCTCGAGCGGATGCTCGTTGCGTTGGGCCATACCGTGCTTTCGCTGGCCGAGAACGGCCAACAGTTGCTGGACCAGTGCGGGCAGGCGCGGCCGGAGTTGGCCATCATCGATTTGGAGATGCCCGTGCTCGATGGACTGGCCACGGCCGAGGAGTTGCGATCGCTGGCCCCGGTGCCGATCATCTTATTATCGGGTCATCCCGACTTCCAGCAGGTCGTTCGCAGCCAGGAGCCGATCGAGGTCTATCTGGCGAAGCCGATTACGTTGCGCGATCTCGACCGCGCGATCCAAGAGGCGTTGGCGCGGATTAACGGCGGCCAGCCCGTGTGACGGGAGGGGGGAAGGAGAGACGGAGCGAGGGAGAGACGGAGCGAAGGAGCAGTTCCTCATCACCGACGTTCCAGGCGATGCCCGCCTGCGAGCCGTTGCGGACCGCGACCACGACCGCTCGCCGCCGAGCTTTTCCGCCACATGGACATCCTCGATATTGTCCCTCCGCCGCACCGGATGTTCGTCAGCCCGCG from Pirellulales bacterium includes:
- a CDS encoding sigma-70 family RNA polymerase sigma factor, whose amino-acid sequence is MRSTYENNDSLQAYLDQMGRFPRLTAAEESAAADRLVDARRRLRTCLLSSDFVLEKAARLLERLQQRELRLDHTIGFSTNDAAERQRVTALLPTVVERLRTVLRDNRRDFAQLMRRGLPVEERRAAWRRMAARRRTVGSAVDQIGIRTRHLQRWEQQLESLAMEVESLRRRVTPVQTSGPDAVTPDARTKEERRRLHALLRETGQLPATLGRQIESCRRHEREYEEIKQHIVSSNLRLVVALAKRYRRRGVGFLDLIQEGNASLLQAVDRWDPKRGKFATYATWWARQAMKQAVRLQPRTIRLPEQVVERLRRIQGAARSLVQQHGFHPDVETLASKAGMSTEQAERMLRVHREPFSLDQPFDENSEAAMGELIVDPRASAFAEDFSREQLKSRLADVLTELNERQRTVISLRFGLLDGSQRTLDEVGKLMSLTREGVRQIELRAVERLRHPTRSRLLRGFLDTDEIHTMNRG
- a CDS encoding response regulator — translated: MPHSLTVSIADDEPAVRHTLERMLVALGHTVLSLAENGQQLLDQCGQARPELAIIDLEMPVLDGLATAEELRSLAPVPIILLSGHPDFQQVVRSQEPIEVYLAKPITLRDLDRAIQEALARINGGQPV